Genomic window (Thermus antranikianii DSM 12462):
AGGGAGGTGGGCAGAACGGAAACTAAAGGGGTTCTCGGAGGTGAAGGAGGTGCTGGAGAAGATGCTTCAGGAGCGGTATGCCCCCCGTACACAGACTCTTACACATAACTCTTGACACGACCTGCTCATCGGGCATAGATGCCGTTCTGTTGCCACCTGTCAAAGTGTGCCGAGGGTGAAGTGGGGGTGGAATGTAAGCCTTACAAGCGAGAGGTCAGAGGTTCAAATCCTCTGCCGCCCACCACGATGGAAACACAAAACTTCCCCCCTCGGTAGCGAGGGGGGAAGATGCTTTGAGGGCTTTAGGCTTCCTTGGCGAGGAGGCTCCGCACCGCCTCGGGCAGGGTGTCCCCAGGAAAGAGGGTCCGGAAGCGCTGGGCCAGGTCCCGGAGTAGAGGACGTAGGGTTTCGTCCCGTAAGGCCTGGGGGTAAAGGGCTTCCATCTCGCTGAGAAGGGATTGTCTGGCCAGGTGCCGAGCCACCAGGAGGGCTTCCCCCTCGAGGCCCGTGGGCCGGCCCCGCTTGAGGCGCTCCGCCTCCTTGCGCACCCAGGGGCTTTCCAGAAGGCGGCGGCAGGTGGGGCAGGGATGCTTGGGGCTGGGGCTTCCGCAGATGGGGCAGGGCTCGCCCCGATCCTTTTGCAAAAGGGCCAGGGCGGCCCGGGCTACCTTTTCCCGTAGCTCCAGGGGGGCTTTTTCCGCCAGCTCCAGAGCCCGGCGGCTTGCCCATAGGAGGCGCTCGGGGTTTTCCGGGGTTTTGGGGGCCTCTGGCTCCTTCTCCAGGGGCCCCACCACAAAGCGGATCTCCTTCACCACCCCTGGAAACCGCTCCTCGTAGCGTCGCAAAAGGGCCAGGCGGCTATAGGTGAGCTGGTGGGCGGTGACGGGGTCCGCCACGCGCACGGTGAGGACACCCCCCTCGAGGGCCAGGGGCTCGCTGAGCTGGGCAAGTTCCCTGCCCACCACCTCCCGCCAGGCGGCCAGCACCAGACCCCGCTTCAGCTTTTCCTTCCCTCCGGCCTTCTTGAGGGCCTCGGGGATCACTTCCTTAAGCCGCCAGGGCATGCCCACCCTCCCGGGAGGGTCAGCATAGGACCACCCCTCCTTCCACCCAGCATACCGGCACCCCCTCGGGGGCCCAAAGCCCCGCCAGGATGGCCTGGGGTAGGGTGCGGGTATAGGCCAGAACCGCCTGCCGTTTGCCCTCGTCCAGCTCCTCGCTCCACTCGTCCACCAGGAGAAGGGGGGCTTCCCCATGGTGCTCGGAAAGCAGGCGGTGCTCGGCCAGGCGCAGGGCCAGGGCCACCCCTTTGGCTTCCCCCCGGCTTCCAAAGCGGTGGACCGGCCGGCCTGAGAGCAGGAAGACCAGGTCGTCGCGGTGGGGGCCCACCAGGGTCTGCCCCCGGGCCAGCTCCTCTTCCCTCCGGGTCCTTAGGGCCTCGAGGAGATCCCCCGGGGCGGTTTCCTCCAGAAGAAGCCCCACCTCCCCCGGGGCCAGGCTCCGGTGGACGGATTGGAATATGGGCAAGAACCGCTTTAAGAAGCGCCTTCTAAAGGCCATGATCTCCGTGCCGTAGCGGGCCAGCTCCTGATCCCATACGGAAAGCCCGTTCCCGCCGGCCTTCAAAAGGGCGTTTCGCTGGCGCAGGGCCTTTTCGTAGGCGGAAAGAAGGGCGGCGTACCGGCGGGAGAAGCGCCCGATCAGGCGATCCAGAAAGGCCCGCCTCTCCTCCCGGCTTCCCAGCACCACCTCCACGTCCTCAGGCAGGACCAGGACCGAGCCCGGAAGCTCGTGGAGAGCCCTTAGGCTCACCGCCTTCTCGTTCAGCACGATCTCCCTTCCCTCCGGCCGGAGCCGTTGCTCGATCCGGTATAGACCCAGCTCGGTTTCCACCTCCGCCTGCAGCCAGGCTTCCTCCTCTCCGAAACGGATCAGGTCGGCCAGGGAAGCCCGGACCTCGCCTCCAAGGGCCAGGTGGATGCCGAGGAGGAGGCTGGTCTTCCCCTGGGCGTTCCCTCCCACCAGGGCGAAAAGGCCCTGAGGGGGCTGGAAGGCCGAAAAGGCCAGGTTGCGGAAGTTCCTCTGGCGGAAGACGAGGAGCCGCATCTAGATCCTTGCCCGGCGAAAGAGGAGGGGAAGGGCGAGGAGGGCCACGAGGAGGAGGGTAGCCCCCAGGAGGTAGGGGGCCTCAGGGGAAAGCCGGTAGAGGCCTGTACCCAGAACAGGCCCGAGCATCCGGCCCAGGGCCTGGGCGGAGGCGTTCAAGCCTGCCACCAGGCCTTGTTCCCCTTCCCCCACGGCCAGGGAGAGGGCGGCGGTGACCCCCGGCCCCGCCAGGGCCGCCCCCGCCCCCTGCAGGGCCAGGCCCAGGGCCAAAAGGGGAAAGCCATGGGCCACCACCAAAAGGAGAAAGCCCAGGATGCCCACGGGTAGCCCCAGGAGGAGGAGGGTCCTAGGCGGCCAGGAGAAGCGCCGCACCAGGAAACCCTGGATGAAGACCGCCACAAAGCCGTAAAGCACCAGGGCAAGCCCCACGCTCCTGGCGGTTTCCACCCCCGAAAGCCCGAGGCGGTCTTGGAAGTAGAAGGCGATGGTCTGCTCGAGGGCCACCCCGGAAAGGTTCAGGGAAAACCCCAGGAGGAGAAGGGGGAAGACCCTTCCATCCCAGGGGGAAAGGTACCCCGCCTCCTGCGATCCCTGGGGCCTGGACTCCGGCAGGACCAGGGCCACGAAGAGGGCGTTGAGGAAGGCGATGCCGGAGGAGAAGAACACCGGGGCCAGGAGGCCAA
Coding sequences:
- a CDS encoding DUF721 domain-containing protein, with protein sequence MPWRLKEVIPEALKKAGGKEKLKRGLVLAAWREVVGRELAQLSEPLALEGGVLTVRVADPVTAHQLTYSRLALLRRYEERFPGVVKEIRFVVGPLEKEPEAPKTPENPERLLWASRRALELAEKAPLELREKVARAALALLQKDRGEPCPICGSPSPKHPCPTCRRLLESPWVRKEAERLKRGRPTGLEGEALLVARHLARQSLLSEMEALYPQALRDETLRPLLRDLAQRFRTLFPGDTLPEAVRSLLAKEA
- the recF gene encoding DNA replication/repair protein RecF (All proteins in this family for which functions are known are DNA-binding proteins that assist the filamentation of RecA onto DNA for the initiation of recombination or recombinational repair.); its protein translation is MRLLVFRQRNFRNLAFSAFQPPQGLFALVGGNAQGKTSLLLGIHLALGGEVRASLADLIRFGEEEAWLQAEVETELGLYRIEQRLRPEGREIVLNEKAVSLRALHELPGSVLVLPEDVEVVLGSREERRAFLDRLIGRFSRRYAALLSAYEKALRQRNALLKAGGNGLSVWDQELARYGTEIMAFRRRFLKRFLPIFQSVHRSLAPGEVGLLLEETAPGDLLEALRTRREEELARGQTLVGPHRDDLVFLLSGRPVHRFGSRGEAKGVALALRLAEHRLLSEHHGEAPLLLVDEWSEELDEGKRQAVLAYTRTLPQAILAGLWAPEGVPVCWVEGGVVLC
- a CDS encoding MFS transporter; the encoded protein is MSPLGLLFLTLFNSVLGLSILFPILGPLGRELGLSEVQVGLFSTGYALMQFLLAPYWGRRSEGGRKPVLLLGILGFAVSFLLFGLFALLGTRGLLPPELLFPLLLLARLLGGAFSSATLPTAQAYVADVTGREGRTAGMALLGAAFGLAVILGPALGAGLAAWLGLLAPVFFSSGIAFLNALFVALVLPESRPQGSQEAGYLSPWDGRVFPLLLLGFSLNLSGVALEQTIAFYFQDRLGLSGVETARSVGLALVLYGFVAVFIQGFLVRRFSWPPRTLLLLGLPVGILGFLLLVVAHGFPLLALGLALQGAGAALAGPGVTAALSLAVGEGEQGLVAGLNASAQALGRMLGPVLGTGLYRLSPEAPYLLGATLLLVALLALPLLFRRARI